The following proteins come from a genomic window of Streptomyces liliiviolaceus:
- a CDS encoding cysteine hydrolase family protein: MSTGTGAVVPDGRAPLRHRNRWQFPGNGNGNGNGNGDGNGNGVAGSVDLHRPHLPERSVTLPALPTPLTLDPSRTAVIVVDLQNDFCAADGWLAGIGVDVSVLAPAVGLGARAVTGARAAGIPVIWLNWGNRPDQANLPPGVAHVYDPRGTGEGIGSRTAPSGAPVLTKDSWGAALVDGVSAEPGDIQVDKYRMSGFWDTPLDSVLRNLRVDTLLFAGVNSDQCVYATLIDAACLGYDVVMLDDASATTSPSYCHDATLYNVRQCYGFTASTSDLLDALKAEPADPTTPNPEDTV; this comes from the coding sequence ATGAGTACCGGTACCGGGGCGGTCGTCCCCGACGGCCGCGCACCCCTACGGCACCGCAACCGCTGGCAGTTCCCCGGCAACGGCAACGGCAACGGCAACGGCAACGGCGATGGCAACGGCAACGGCGTCGCCGGCAGTGTGGACCTGCACCGCCCGCACCTGCCCGAACGGTCCGTCACCCTCCCCGCCCTGCCGACGCCCCTGACGCTCGACCCGTCGCGCACCGCCGTCATCGTCGTGGACCTGCAGAACGACTTCTGCGCCGCCGACGGCTGGCTGGCCGGTATCGGCGTCGACGTGTCGGTCCTGGCACCGGCCGTCGGCCTCGGCGCGCGGGCCGTCACCGGCGCGCGGGCCGCCGGGATCCCCGTGATCTGGCTGAACTGGGGCAACCGCCCCGACCAGGCCAACCTGCCGCCGGGCGTGGCCCACGTCTACGACCCGCGGGGAACCGGCGAGGGCATCGGCTCCCGCACGGCACCCTCGGGCGCCCCCGTGCTGACCAAGGACAGCTGGGGCGCCGCCCTCGTGGACGGGGTGAGCGCCGAGCCCGGTGACATCCAGGTGGACAAGTACCGGATGAGCGGTTTCTGGGACACCCCGCTCGACAGTGTCCTGCGCAATCTGCGCGTGGACACGCTGCTGTTCGCCGGCGTCAACTCCGACCAGTGCGTGTACGCCACGCTCATCGACGCCGCGTGCCTGGGCTACGACGTCGTCATGCTCGACGACGCGTCCGCCACGACCTCGCCGTCCTACTGCCACGACGCGACCCTCTACAACGTCCGCCAGTGCTACGGCTTCACCGCGTCGACCTCCGACCTGCTGGACGCCCTCAAGGCGGAGCCCGCCGATCCGACCACCCCGAACCCCGAGGACACCGTATGA
- a CDS encoding cupin domain-containing protein has product MSTPPILRRLDQVTPQLISPTDTVRLALLAGPADNSPTSVFYEVWEPGGAQPDNSHPESTEIFVVLAGHGTAHSDEHSVPIGPGDVLVLPPGSLHRIENTSATERMYTVTIMAEDGGAMPGGFASLVTAGTDSAWDDADRAVLSGPARPAPRP; this is encoded by the coding sequence ATGAGCACCCCGCCCATCCTCCGCCGCCTGGACCAGGTGACACCGCAGTTGATCTCACCCACGGACACGGTCCGGCTCGCCCTGCTGGCGGGTCCGGCCGACAACTCGCCGACCAGCGTGTTCTACGAGGTCTGGGAGCCCGGCGGTGCCCAGCCCGACAACTCCCACCCCGAGTCCACCGAGATCTTCGTGGTCCTCGCCGGCCACGGCACCGCCCACAGCGACGAGCACTCCGTGCCGATCGGCCCCGGGGACGTCCTCGTCCTGCCGCCGGGTTCGCTCCACCGCATCGAGAACACCTCGGCCACGGAACGCATGTACACCGTCACGATCATGGCCGAGGACGGCGGGGCCATGCCCGGCGGCTTCGCCTCGCTCGTCACCGCGGGGACGGACTCGGCCTGGGACGACGCCGACCGGGCGGTGCTCAGCGGCCCAGCTCGGCCAGCACCGCGTCCGTGA
- a CDS encoding serine hydrolase domain-containing protein yields MSMESLALIEKWPVPTAAAAVVRADGTLLGAHGPTAQPFALASVTKPLAAYAVLVAYEEGAVELDEAAGPEGATVRHLLAHTSGLAFDEHRVTAPPGQRRLYSNAGFEQLGDHLAKATEIPFGEYLRQAVLEPLGMTSTTLDGSPAKDGVSTVDDLVRFAAEVQAPRLLDPRTVAEAMTVQYPGTKGVLPGYGHQNPNDWGLGFEIRDSKSPHWTGGSSSPRTFGHFGQSGTFLWIDPDAGVACVALTDRAFGTWATEVWPAFTDAVLAELGR; encoded by the coding sequence ATGTCTATGGAGAGCCTCGCGCTGATCGAGAAGTGGCCCGTCCCCACCGCCGCCGCGGCTGTCGTGCGGGCGGACGGCACCCTGCTCGGGGCCCACGGTCCCACCGCACAGCCCTTCGCGCTGGCCTCGGTCACCAAGCCCCTCGCCGCCTACGCCGTGCTCGTCGCGTACGAGGAAGGGGCCGTCGAGCTGGACGAGGCGGCCGGGCCCGAGGGGGCCACCGTGCGGCATCTGCTCGCGCACACGAGCGGGCTCGCCTTCGACGAGCACCGGGTGACGGCTCCGCCCGGACAGCGGCGGCTGTACTCCAACGCCGGGTTCGAGCAGTTGGGCGACCACCTCGCGAAGGCGACGGAGATCCCCTTCGGCGAGTATCTGCGACAGGCGGTGCTCGAACCGCTCGGGATGACGTCGACGACCCTCGACGGCTCCCCCGCGAAGGACGGCGTCTCGACCGTCGACGACCTGGTGCGGTTCGCCGCCGAGGTGCAGGCGCCACGGCTGCTCGACCCGCGGACGGTCGCCGAGGCGATGACCGTGCAGTACCCGGGGACGAAGGGCGTCCTGCCGGGCTACGGCCACCAGAACCCCAACGACTGGGGCCTCGGCTTCGAGATCCGCGACTCCAAGTCGCCTCACTGGACGGGCGGTTCGTCCTCCCCCCGCACCTTCGGTCACTTCGGTCAGTCCGGCACCTTCCTGTGGATCGACCCGGACGCGGGCGTGGCGTGCGTGGCCCTGACGGACCGCGCCTTCGGCACCTGGGCGACGGAGGTCTGGCCCGCGTTCACGGACGCGGTGCTGGCCGAGCTGGGCCGCTGA
- a CDS encoding GNAT family N-acetyltransferase: protein MSLVRRAVPEDAEELLRLRQVLIDSMSGADTSTGWHAESLDTVRGRLADPDGGFAAFVVDHPERAGALAALVVGTLEYRIGRPGNPHGRIGYVFSVATDPGARRRGYARACMEELVVWFRERGVGQIDLTASAEAAPLYESMGFVRTPDPLMRLRL from the coding sequence ATGAGCCTTGTACGCCGTGCTGTGCCCGAGGACGCCGAGGAATTGCTCCGACTGCGTCAGGTGTTGATCGACTCGATGTCCGGGGCGGACACGTCCACCGGCTGGCACGCGGAGTCCCTGGACACCGTACGGGGTCGGCTGGCCGATCCCGACGGGGGTTTCGCGGCCTTCGTCGTCGATCACCCGGAGCGGGCGGGGGCGCTGGCCGCGCTGGTGGTGGGGACCCTGGAGTACCGGATCGGGCGGCCCGGGAATCCGCACGGACGGATCGGTTACGTGTTCAGCGTCGCGACGGATCCCGGTGCGCGGCGCCGGGGGTACGCGCGGGCCTGCATGGAGGAGCTGGTGGTGTGGTTCCGGGAGCGGGGAGTCGGGCAGATCGATCTGACCGCCTCGGCGGAGGCTGCGCCGCTGTACGAGTCGATGGGGTTCGTCCGGACCCCGGATCCTCTTATGCGGCTTCGATTGTGA
- a CDS encoding MerR family transcriptional regulator: MTVMETTEPGTDVCVAPPQRQRRPDGRDQYTISEVVAFTGLTAHTLRWYERIGLMPHIDRSHTGQRRYSNRDLDWLDLVGKLRLTGMPVADMVRYAEMVREGDETYADRFELLEATRRDVRARIAELQDTLAVLDRKINFYADAGQALASERSR, from the coding sequence ATGACGGTGATGGAGACCACGGAGCCCGGGACCGACGTCTGCGTAGCCCCGCCGCAGAGGCAGAGGCGTCCCGACGGCCGGGACCAGTACACGATCAGCGAGGTCGTCGCCTTCACCGGCCTGACGGCGCACACGCTCCGCTGGTACGAGCGGATCGGGCTGATGCCGCACATCGACCGTTCGCACACGGGCCAGCGGCGCTACAGCAACCGTGATCTCGACTGGCTCGACCTCGTCGGCAAGCTGCGGCTGACCGGGATGCCGGTCGCCGACATGGTGCGGTACGCGGAGATGGTGCGCGAGGGCGACGAGACGTACGCGGACCGCTTCGAACTGCTCGAAGCGACGCGGCGGGACGTGCGGGCCCGGATCGCCGAACTCCAGGACACCCTCGCCGTGCTCGACCGGAAGATCAATTTCTATGCGGACGCCGGGCAGGCCCTGGCGTCGGAGAGGTCCCGATGA
- a CDS encoding aldo/keto reductase — translation MTDSRIAKAPLGTGGPEVGVQGLGCMGMSFAYGPTDAEEARATLERALELGVTHYDTADAYGRGENERFLAPFFAAHRDEVVIATKFAMTIPPDEPTRRIIRNDGPYIRQAIEASLKRLDVDVIDLYYMHRRDVNVPIEETVGVMAELVREGKVKQLGLSEVTGGELRAAQAVHPIAAVQSEWSLFSRDIEAGVVPAARELGVALVPYSPLGRGFLTGSFTDADKELTADDVRRQQPRFNGDNAAKNAALLDSIRTVAEGHGASVGQIALAWVHRRAEVHGLPVVPIPGTRRRTRVEENTAATRIALTDSDLGVLDAIADRVAGTRYADMTFASAGRE, via the coding sequence ATGACGGACAGCAGGATCGCGAAGGCACCGCTCGGCACGGGCGGCCCCGAGGTCGGCGTGCAGGGGCTCGGCTGCATGGGCATGAGCTTCGCGTACGGTCCGACGGACGCCGAGGAGGCCCGGGCCACGCTGGAGCGCGCGCTGGAGCTGGGCGTCACGCACTACGACACGGCCGACGCCTACGGGCGGGGGGAGAACGAGCGGTTCCTGGCGCCGTTCTTCGCGGCGCACCGCGACGAGGTGGTCATCGCGACGAAGTTCGCCATGACGATCCCGCCGGACGAGCCGACGCGGCGGATCATCCGCAACGACGGCCCGTACATCCGGCAGGCGATCGAGGCGAGCCTCAAGCGGCTGGACGTCGACGTGATCGACCTCTACTACATGCACCGCCGTGATGTGAACGTCCCCATCGAGGAGACCGTCGGCGTGATGGCCGAGCTGGTCCGCGAGGGCAAGGTCAAGCAGCTCGGTCTCAGCGAGGTGACGGGCGGGGAACTGCGGGCCGCGCAGGCGGTGCATCCGATCGCGGCCGTGCAGTCGGAGTGGTCGCTGTTCAGCCGGGACATCGAGGCGGGGGTCGTTCCGGCGGCCCGTGAGCTGGGCGTGGCGCTGGTCCCGTACTCCCCGCTCGGGCGCGGCTTCCTCACCGGTTCCTTCACGGACGCCGACAAGGAGCTGACCGCGGACGACGTCCGCCGGCAGCAGCCCCGCTTCAACGGGGACAACGCGGCGAAGAACGCGGCCCTGCTCGACTCGATCCGGACGGTCGCCGAGGGGCACGGGGCGTCCGTGGGGCAGATCGCGCTGGCGTGGGTGCACCGGCGGGCGGAGGTGCACGGGCTGCCGGTCGTGCCGATTCCCGGTACGCGTCGGCGTACGCGGGTGGAGGAGAACACGGCGGCGACGCGGATCGCTCTGACGGACTCCGACCTCGGCGTCCTGGACGCGATCGCCGACCGGGTCGCGGGCACGCGCTACGCCGACATGACGTTCGCGTCGGCGGGCCGGGAGTAG
- a CDS encoding DUF4429 domain-containing protein produces MARMGDVLAGFHAAWEFESDSVLIRFERGIRTPKLFQALGERRIPLDAIASVTLTPGKRGTVVLRAEPRPGADPLMEAAAGQLRDVCDPYRLVLPAERETLAEYYADELRAMLGPPDAGPVERYLVRAPETPLQFKAYDGKASFDGKSVAFRWFWTGASSAKWKAGDQTFAVADLCGVEWRSPEIFEGHLRLLRREEGGTGASRPGQADQDPAAVVFGLGYGPVHESLPFAAAVLAAARSGGPAVLPDVASGPAAGAVAVAPRARRDPADIAERIRHLGELHEAGLVTDDEFSVKKAELLAEL; encoded by the coding sequence ATGGCCCGCATGGGTGACGTACTGGCCGGATTTCATGCCGCCTGGGAGTTCGAGTCCGACTCCGTGCTCATCCGCTTCGAACGGGGGATCCGCACACCGAAGCTGTTCCAGGCGCTCGGTGAGCGGCGCATCCCGCTCGACGCGATCGCGTCGGTGACGCTGACGCCCGGCAAGCGCGGGACGGTCGTCCTGCGGGCCGAGCCGCGGCCGGGCGCCGATCCGTTGATGGAGGCGGCCGCGGGACAGCTGAGGGATGTGTGCGACCCCTACCGCCTCGTGCTGCCCGCCGAGCGCGAGACGCTCGCCGAGTACTACGCGGACGAGTTGCGCGCGATGCTCGGGCCGCCGGACGCGGGGCCGGTCGAGCGCTATCTCGTCCGGGCGCCCGAGACGCCGCTCCAGTTCAAGGCGTACGACGGCAAGGCGTCCTTCGACGGGAAGTCCGTGGCCTTCCGGTGGTTCTGGACGGGTGCCTCGTCCGCGAAGTGGAAGGCCGGCGACCAGACGTTCGCCGTCGCCGACCTGTGCGGGGTGGAGTGGCGTTCGCCCGAGATCTTCGAGGGGCATCTGCGGCTGCTGCGGCGCGAGGAGGGGGGTACGGGGGCCTCCCGGCCGGGGCAGGCGGATCAGGATCCGGCCGCGGTCGTGTTCGGGCTGGGGTACGGGCCGGTGCACGAGTCGCTGCCGTTCGCGGCCGCCGTGCTGGCGGCGGCGCGGTCCGGGGGGCCGGCTGTGCTGCCCGACGTGGCGTCGGGGCCGGCCGCCGGGGCGGTCGCGGTGGCCCCGCGGGCCCGGCGCGACCCCGCGGACATCGCCGAACGGATCCGGCACCTCGGTGAGCTGCACGAGGCGGGGCTCGTCACGGACGACGAGTTCTCGGTGAAGAAGGCGGAGCTTTTGGCGGAGCTCTGA
- a CDS encoding alpha/beta hydrolase produces MTSFDSTPQLNVWRMLLALAVVFVMLGTTGWTAVRGHRGAATPIAASLAAWERGHIGGHRLPDPDETTPIRLAQFFASLDAHQRTRLAARYPLAVGNMNGAPVALRYRANRIALGQARKVEIERMRDKRLSAIGQRDAGRRMHRYEALMADGRRILAFDPMGSGRVAEVFGDLGRAERVSVVVPGVDTDLLTFQRTERQYTAPVGMAKALYRAEREASPATRTAVIAWADYTTPNGLGMDAATGIRAEEGAVRLDALVRALPGRSRVALYCHSYGSVVCGVAAHSLPPRVSDIAVAGSPGMRVERAAQLRTAARVWAVRDSDDWIQDVPHLEVGGLGHGADPMSSDFGARVLSARGAKGHTGYFEPGTDSLRNFAEIGIGAYRAVSCAHEDDVCREGLPGTAEAGRA; encoded by the coding sequence GTGACTTCCTTCGACTCCACCCCCCAACTCAACGTCTGGCGCATGTTGCTCGCGCTGGCCGTGGTGTTCGTGATGCTCGGGACCACCGGCTGGACCGCGGTACGCGGCCACAGAGGAGCGGCGACACCGATCGCGGCCTCCCTCGCCGCCTGGGAACGCGGTCACATAGGCGGGCACCGGCTGCCGGACCCGGACGAGACGACACCGATCCGGCTGGCCCAGTTCTTCGCCTCGCTCGACGCGCACCAGCGGACCCGGCTCGCCGCCCGCTATCCGCTCGCGGTCGGCAACATGAACGGGGCGCCGGTGGCCCTGCGCTACCGCGCCAACCGGATCGCCCTCGGCCAGGCACGCAAGGTCGAGATCGAACGCATGCGTGACAAGCGGCTCTCCGCGATCGGCCAGCGCGACGCGGGCCGCCGGATGCACCGCTACGAGGCGCTGATGGCCGACGGGCGCCGCATCCTCGCCTTCGACCCGATGGGTTCGGGCCGGGTCGCGGAGGTCTTCGGAGACCTCGGCAGGGCCGAACGGGTCTCGGTCGTGGTGCCCGGCGTCGACACCGACCTGCTGACCTTCCAGCGCACCGAGCGGCAGTACACCGCGCCGGTCGGCATGGCCAAGGCGCTGTACCGCGCCGAGCGGGAGGCAAGCCCGGCCACGCGTACGGCCGTGATCGCCTGGGCCGACTACACGACCCCGAACGGGCTCGGCATGGACGCCGCCACCGGCATCCGCGCCGAGGAGGGCGCGGTCCGGCTCGACGCCCTAGTGCGGGCGCTGCCCGGCCGCTCACGGGTCGCGCTGTACTGCCACAGCTACGGATCCGTGGTCTGCGGAGTGGCCGCCCACTCGCTGCCGCCGCGGGTCTCCGACATAGCGGTGGCGGGCAGTCCTGGCATGCGGGTCGAGCGGGCGGCGCAACTGCGTACCGCGGCCCGGGTGTGGGCCGTACGGGACTCCGACGACTGGATCCAGGACGTACCGCATCTGGAGGTCGGCGGGCTCGGCCACGGCGCCGACCCGATGTCCTCGGACTTCGGCGCGCGGGTGCTGTCCGCGCGCGGGGCGAAGGGACACACCGGGTATTTCGAGCCCGGGACCGACAGCCTGCGGAATTTCGCCGAGATCGGTATTGGCGCGTACCGCGCGGTCAGCTGTGCGCACGAGGACGACGTGTGCCGGGAGGGTCTGCCCGGTACCGCCGAAGCCGGACGCGCGTAG
- a CDS encoding TetR family transcriptional regulator, whose product MDTAPRPGLRERKKQRTRDALVRSALELFAAHGYERTTVDEIVEAVGVSQRTFFRYFAGKEEAAFAVQEMTESHFLDAVRQRPPHEAPLDALRRAVMASWDTIGEAIEAVVPIELHMRTYQLIESTPALLATHLRRHEGLEEQLARLIADREGVDVDADPRPRVAVALFGGVMRLASRRWGAGDDFSVAAMRELTASYLDGMGPALIENWHTRDGSGHRDAE is encoded by the coding sequence ATGGACACGGCACCCCGACCGGGCCTGCGCGAACGCAAGAAGCAGCGCACACGGGACGCGCTGGTGCGGTCCGCCCTGGAGCTGTTCGCGGCCCACGGGTACGAGCGGACGACCGTCGACGAGATCGTCGAGGCGGTCGGCGTCTCCCAGCGCACCTTCTTCCGCTACTTCGCCGGCAAGGAGGAGGCCGCCTTCGCCGTCCAGGAGATGACCGAGTCGCACTTCCTGGACGCGGTACGCCAACGCCCGCCCCACGAAGCCCCCTTGGACGCGCTGCGCCGGGCCGTCATGGCGAGCTGGGACACCATCGGGGAGGCGATCGAGGCCGTCGTGCCGATCGAACTGCACATGCGCACCTACCAGTTGATCGAGTCGACCCCCGCGCTGCTCGCCACCCATCTGCGCCGGCACGAGGGACTGGAGGAGCAGCTCGCCCGGCTGATCGCGGACCGCGAGGGCGTCGACGTGGACGCCGATCCGCGCCCGCGCGTGGCGGTGGCCCTGTTCGGCGGGGTGATGCGGCTGGCCTCCCGCCGGTGGGGCGCGGGCGACGATTTCAGCGTGGCCGCGATGCGCGAGCTGACCGCCTCGTATCTCGACGGGATGGGGCCCGCGTTGATCGAGAACTGGCACACGCGTGACGGAAGCGGCCACCGGGACGCGGAGTAA
- a CDS encoding MFS transporter: MTSQTTVDKTGPADEAPAAPGPAPAEGLRGHPWLTLITVAVGVMMVALDGTIVAIANPAIQKDLGATFADVQWITNGYFLALAVTLITAGKLGDRFGHRQTFLIGVVGFAAASGAIGLSDSIAFVVVFRVLQGLFGALLMPAALGLLRATFPAEKLNMAIGIWGMVIGASTAGGPILGGVLVEHVSWQSVFFINVPVGILAVVLGAVILTDHRAKNAPRSFDLLGIGLLSGAMFCLVWALIKAPAWGWGAALTWSFLGISVLGFALFAFWENRVREPLIPLALFRSVPLSAGVVLMVLMAIAFMGGLFFVTFYLQNVHGMSPIDAGLHLLPLTGMMIVGSPLAGVLIGRTGPRVPLAGGMALTAIAMFGVSTLETDTSSGLMSIWFALLGLGLAPVMVGATEVIVGNAPMELSGVAGGLQQAAMQIGGSLGTAVLGAVMASKVDNDLAGNWADAGLPKLSPAELDQAAEAVQVGAPPVAPGTPPEIAAKITDVAHDTFISGMSLASLVAAGVAVVAVFVAFLTKRGANAEAGAGVGHI, translated from the coding sequence ATGACTAGTCAGACCACCGTCGACAAGACGGGCCCGGCCGACGAGGCCCCGGCCGCCCCCGGCCCGGCTCCGGCCGAGGGGCTGCGCGGCCACCCGTGGCTCACCCTCATCACCGTGGCGGTCGGCGTCATGATGGTGGCCCTCGACGGCACCATCGTGGCCATCGCGAACCCGGCCATCCAGAAGGACCTCGGCGCCACCTTCGCCGACGTCCAGTGGATCACGAACGGCTACTTCCTCGCGCTCGCCGTCACGCTGATCACGGCGGGCAAGCTCGGGGACCGGTTCGGCCACCGTCAGACCTTCCTCATAGGCGTGGTCGGCTTCGCGGCGGCCTCGGGGGCCATCGGGCTGTCCGACAGCATCGCCTTCGTGGTGGTCTTCCGGGTGCTCCAGGGTCTGTTCGGCGCGCTGCTGATGCCGGCCGCGCTCGGCCTGCTGCGGGCCACCTTCCCGGCCGAGAAGCTGAACATGGCGATCGGCATCTGGGGCATGGTCATCGGCGCCTCCACCGCGGGCGGCCCGATCCTCGGCGGGGTGCTCGTCGAGCACGTCAGCTGGCAGTCCGTCTTCTTCATCAACGTGCCGGTCGGCATCCTCGCGGTCGTCCTCGGCGCGGTGATCCTCACCGACCACCGGGCGAAGAACGCGCCGCGCTCCTTCGACCTGCTCGGCATCGGTCTGCTGTCCGGCGCCATGTTCTGTTTGGTCTGGGCGCTCATCAAGGCCCCCGCGTGGGGCTGGGGAGCCGCGCTGACCTGGTCGTTCCTCGGGATCTCCGTGCTGGGCTTCGCCCTGTTCGCGTTCTGGGAGAACCGGGTGCGCGAACCGCTCATCCCGCTCGCCCTCTTCCGCTCGGTGCCGCTGTCGGCCGGTGTGGTCCTGATGGTGCTCATGGCGATCGCCTTCATGGGCGGCCTGTTCTTCGTCACCTTCTACCTGCAGAACGTGCACGGGATGAGCCCGATCGACGCGGGTCTGCACCTGCTTCCGCTCACCGGCATGATGATCGTCGGTTCGCCGCTGGCCGGTGTGCTGATCGGCAGGACCGGACCGCGCGTCCCGCTCGCGGGCGGTATGGCGCTCACCGCCATCGCCATGTTCGGTGTGTCGACGCTGGAGACCGACACGAGCAGCGGTCTCATGTCGATCTGGTTCGCGCTGCTCGGCCTCGGCCTCGCGCCCGTCATGGTCGGCGCCACCGAGGTCATCGTGGGCAACGCGCCGATGGAGCTGTCCGGTGTCGCGGGAGGCCTTCAGCAGGCCGCCATGCAGATCGGCGGCAGCCTCGGCACGGCGGTCCTGGGCGCGGTGATGGCGTCCAAGGTCGACAACGACCTCGCGGGCAACTGGGCCGACGCGGGCCTGCCGAAGCTCTCCCCGGCCGAGCTGGACCAGGCCGCGGAAGCGGTACAGGTCGGCGCGCCGCCGGTGGCCCCGGGCACGCCGCCCGAGATCGCCGCGAAGATCACGGACGTCGCCCACGACACGTTCATCTCCGGTATGAGCCTGGCGAGCCTGGTCGCGGCGGGGGTCGCCGTCGTGGCCGTCTTCGTCGCCTTCCTCACCAAGAGGGGCGCCAACGCGGAGGCGGGCGCGGGAGTCGGCCACATCTAG
- a CDS encoding small hydrophobic protein produces MMAGFGHTTRKHPRSRSRTRSRSGPDSATLGIIGVICAVAGFLVLGIILGPAAIVCGWLAMGRRWNGARPVPALIAVVLGAIDTVLAVIWIAGSAAPGGMMF; encoded by the coding sequence ATGATGGCGGGCTTCGGTCACACCACGCGCAAACACCCTCGCTCACGTAGCCGGACGAGGTCACGTAGCGGGCCGGACAGCGCGACGCTCGGAATCATCGGAGTCATCTGCGCGGTCGCCGGATTCCTTGTGCTGGGGATCATCCTCGGCCCGGCGGCCATCGTCTGCGGCTGGCTGGCAATGGGGCGCCGATGGAACGGCGCCCGCCCCGTACCGGCGCTGATCGCGGTGGTACTGGGAGCGATCGACACCGTTCTGGCCGTCATCTGGATAGCCGGATCGGCAGCCCCCGGCGGAATGATGTTCTGA